In Melospiza melodia melodia isolate bMelMel2 chromosome 30, bMelMel2.pri, whole genome shotgun sequence, a single window of DNA contains:
- the LOC134430969 gene encoding keratin, type I cytoskeletal 23-like → MQLIPNNNSVQAHKCFRIDQEEARFVMTQSCCCSHSSKGNSHRKRHKAAQGRRRGCSVLGSQTWGSIHTELNMSTSQGPFQFFSGSLRGSTGCGLAQQGTSYRASSADGGASSTHPSFSSVRPFWLAAGGASWGGFGEHYGESIFLGGNEKQTMQNLNERLAAYLDKVRALEAANAQLESCILEWHRTKSHGKRHDFNQYEQNVTDMQRQIEDSKITNASILLQIDNANMATEDFRLKYEAEKCRRQGVQLDVENLRKELDGMTIITTDLEMEIEGLREEHILRRKDHEEDMEANRSSQDFKVNVKVNAAPPADLGKILAEIREDYEAIIEKNRQSLDNWYKEQSAAMSPAATPNPEQIQRNENEIKELRRTLQSLDIELQAQISKKHMLEDTLADTRNYYAAALQNMQQIISRCEEELSQVRHDMKQQNNQYKVLLGIKTRLEKEISTYRLLLEGNADGTARKSETKEHSELSNRKLKAIVHDSVNGEVVSSTINELPPQA, encoded by the exons ATGCAGCTGATTCCAAACAACAACAGCGTGCAGGCTCATAAATGCTTCAGAATTGACCAAGAGGAAGCACGTTTCGTGATGACACAATCTTGTTGCTGTAGTCATTCATCGAAGGGAAACTCCCACAGGAAAAGGCATAAAGCTGCTCAGGGAAGGCGAAGAGGCTGCTCAGTGCTAGGCAGCCAAACCTGGGGTTCGATTCACACAGAGCTAAACATGAGCACCAGCCAAGGCCCTTTCCAGTTTTTTTCTGGGTCCCTGAGGGGTAGTACAGGGTGTGGTTTGGCCCAGCAAGGAACTTCTTACAGAGCATCAAGTGCAGATGGTGGTGCCAGCAGCACACATCCTTCCTTCTCCTCTGTCAGACCCTtctggctggctgcaggaggggcatcCTGGGGAGGCTTCGGTGAGCACTATGGGGAAAGCATCTTCCTGGGTGGGAATGAGAAACAGACTATGCAGAACCTGAATGAGCGCTTGGCTGCCTACCTGGACAAGGTCCGTGCCTTAGAAGCAGCCAACGCTCAGCTGGAGAGCTGCATCCTAGAGTGGCACAGGACAAAGTCTCATGGAAAGAGGCATGACTTCAACCAGTACGAGCAAAACGTCACTGACATGCAAAGACAG ATTGAGGATAGCAAGATCACCAATGCCAGCATCCTTTTACAAATTGATAACGCTAACATGGCAACTGAAGACTTCAGGCTCAA ATACGAAGCCGAGAAGTGTCGCAGGCAGGGAGTGCAGCTGGATGTGGAGAACCTGCGGAAGGAGCTCGACGGCATGACCATCATTACCACAGATCTGGAAATGGAAATTGAAGGCTTGAGAGAAGAGCACATCCTCAGGAGGAAAGACCATGAGGAG GACATGGAAGCCAATCGCTCCTCACAAGACTTCAAAGTCAATGTGAAAGTAAACGCGGCCCCTCCTGCAGACTTAGGCAAGATTCTGGCTGAAATAAGAGAAGATTATGAGGCCATAATTGAAAAGAATCGTCAAAGCCTGGACAACTGGTACAAAGAACAG AGTGCAGCAATGTCCCCGGCAGCAACCCCTAATCCTGAGCAGATCCAGCGCAACGAGAATGAGATCAAGGAGCTGAGGAGAACTCTGCAATCCCTGGACATCGAGCTGCAGGCACAGATTAGTAAG AAACACATGCTGGAAGACACCTTGGCTGACACTCGGAATTATTACGCTGCTGCACTTCAAAACATGCAGCAGATCATCTCCAGGTGTGAGGAGGAGCTGAGCCAGGTTCGTCATGACATGAAGCAGCAAAATAACCAATATAAAGTTCTTCTTGGGATCAAAACACGCCTGGAAAAGGAAATTTCCACATACCGCCTGCTGCTGGAAGGGAATGCTGACGG GACAGCAAGAAAATCTGAAACTAAAG AACACTCTGAGCTGAGCAACCGAAAGCTCAAAGCGATTGTCCACGACAGCGTGAACGGGGAGGTGGTGTCCTCCACCATCAACGAGCTCCCCCCACAAGCCTGA